The region CTCCCCATAGTTCCGGCAGCGGCCGGCCACCGCCCGACCCGGCGGACCACACCGCCCTCCTCCGTTCCACCGGTGCCATGGCCGCCCCGGACCTGTCCACCAACCTCCAAGAGGAGGCCACCTGCGCCATCTGCCTCGACTACTTTACGGATCCGGTGATGACCGACTGCGGCCACAACTTCTGCCGCGAGTGCATCCGGCGCTGCTGGGGCCAGCCCGAGGGCCCGTACGCGTGCCCCGAGTGCCGCGAGCTGTCCCCGCAGAGGAACCTGCGACCCAACCGACCGCTCGCCAAGATGGCCGAGATGGCGCGGCGCCTGCACCCTCCGTCGCCCGTCCCACAGGGCGTGTGCGCCGCGCACCGCGAGCCACTGGCCGCCTTCTGCGGCGACGAGCTGCGCCTGCTGTGCGCGGCCTGCGAGCGCTCAGGGGAGCACTGGGCGCACCGAGTGCATCCGCTGCAGGACGCGGCTGACGATCtcaaggtgtgggcaggtccAGGCGGAGCACGGCCTAGCAGGGCGTCGCTGCGGGTTGCGGGGACGTGGCTTGGGCCTGGGGAGTTGGGGGCCCCATCCTGGCCCAGGTTGTGGGCTCGGGTCCCAACCTGGTCCGGGTCTCGGGGGTGTGTAGGGGGGTGTAGCCTGTCCCAAACGGCACCCTAGAGGGACTGGGGCACCACCCACCAGTGAGGCGCTGGCCTGGGGACCTGGTCGTGGGGAGGGGGCGTGCTTTCTGAAGTCTAGGTCCCACAGAACCGGTGGGAGGGCTGCCTGGGGCGGGGACTGGGCAGGTTTGACTGACCTTTGGCAGGGATGGAGCCGGGAGAGGAGAAAGTGGGAAGGGAACCTCAGAGGTGGCTGGTCCCAGGTGGACGTGCACGGATGAGAACTGAGCCTTCAgagggctgtgggcagggcaGGCCAGGGCCGTGGGGCCGACGCCAGTCCTGAAGTTCTGGTGAGAAGAGATGGGAAGGCAGCCAGGAAGCCGCTGCAGAGCCCCAGGCAGGGATCAATGCAGGGACAGAGCCATTGCCCCAGGAGGCGGACGCCAGGGCCCACCAGGCTTTCCCAGTAGGATACTCTGCCAGCTGACAAGCCAGGGCTCAGCCCTGCTTTGAGCCCAGGCTGAGATGCCTTGTTTCTCTGTTCTGGAGATGCATTTCCTTAAAATCCAAACGAACACCAGCACTCCTTTCTCTGCTAAGAGCCTCAGGGCAAACACTTAACCTGGCTCACCTGGCCAGCTGCCTACTACATTCCTGCGGGTGGGTTTGCTTCTGAAACCGAGGGTATTAGGTACACGGGTGGCATCTTTCAAACTTTTTGACTGTGGTTTGCATTTTGCTTTATGGCCAGTAGTGTCTCTCTGCTGAGGTGCGTCAAGTACATGCTCTAGTCAACGTTAGAATCAGTACTCTGTCACTATCATAGAGCaagcctctgggacaacaataaacctAGACCTGATCCGCATCACTGGGCTTGTCCTGACACAATTCTTGTGGTTTTCTTCTCACTTTGAGGTATAGCGTGCATACAAGAACACCCCCTCCTTACATCAGTCTAGCAGATTTGCACTTCTGTCACTGAGGACCCCAATCAGGGTGTGGAAAGTGACCAAAAGAGCAGAGAATGACCAGCAGCTCTCTAGAGGCCTGTCCCAGCTGACCTGATAAAGTCTCATGTGGTGGCACTTAATCCTGTCTATCATAGGGGAGGAAAAGTGTTTTCTTCTACAGTGTCATGTTCTATGACAGGCTTGCAAATTAAAGTGACAAAAGAGATCAACAGGTGAAGGGACATATActtttaatagtcttttaaaTTGTACATGGCACAAGGGTTTCACAGAAAAGTGAGAAACTCACAGGCTTATAGTCCATTTTAACAAAGGATGATAAATTGTGGAAAAGCAACTAGACAAGCAACTAGAAGGGGGATTTGGGCTTCTAGGGCCAATAAATTGTGGGAAAGGAGCAAGGAAGTATATTGAGGGGAAGTAATGGAACATCAGGGTTATTTGACTAAGGTTTGTTTAGGTAGACTCATCTCAGTGTCAACAACTTGTCTCTGGGTGGTGACTGTTCCCCTTCCTGGTACTGGGTAGGAATCGTTCTCATGGAAAACTTATGCCCTGCGTTTCGGCAAaagggaggagagcagagagctCTTCCTGCATCTGCTGTTTCTCAGTCACCTCCGCTCTAAATAATCTTGATGCCATAGTGGCGTGGGTTGGGATGGCGTGACCCTTCACTGTATTGGTGCTTACTTTGTCTTCATGCTGGAGAAGATGCCCCAGCAAACTGCTCTTACCTGCTATCCGTGGGCTGTGGCTGGTATTTGCACAGCCTGGGAGTGCTGGCTCTATAAAGCGCAACCTCCCAGGGCCCTGGAGCATCTAGAACATGGATGGAGGGAACAGTGGAATCCCCACCAGCGCTGCTGTCACTCTTGTGATGGTCCTTCAGATCCTCCTGCATCTCGGGCCTCCTGGCTTTCCCAGGTGCCAAGTGTGTCGTAAACAGGGTTGAAGTGTGGGTTGAAGTAAATGTTAGGCATAGGCCTGAAATCAGGACCAAGGAGCCGGATACAAATGTGCCCATCCTGTGGCTCGTTGCAGTTAGCTGAAACCCAGCAAGCCCAGTTCAGGCAGAGAGACACGAAGGGGTTTGGAAGAAAGAAGGTGGTGATGCAGTGAGAAGCTGGGTTGTGGGAAGGTTGCCCTGAGATTCGGGAGGGGTGGGAACAACAGAAGAAAGGACATTCAGGCAAGGGGAAGTAGCTGGTTAGGGCAGTGGTGGGAGGGATCTCCTGGCAAATTTGAGTTTGCTCCACCTGCCATGTCCCAGGCCCAGTTTTCCACAACTAGTCCCTGCCAGTAGTTCAGGCTTAGCTGGGGTTGGGCAGGTGGGAGCAGGTATAAGGCCCAGCCTGGAGGCCTGGCCTGGCCGGGGTCACTCTGGGCTCACCTCCCTGTAGGGCAAGTTGGAGAAGTCCCTGGAGCATCTGCGGAAGCAAATGGAGGATGCACTGCTGTTCCAGGCCCAGGCGGAGGAGACCTGCTCCTTGTGGCAGGCAGGTGGCCAGGCACCCAatgtgggtgggggcagggggcatgaGGGCCGCCACCGCAGGACGCCACTGTTCACATTCAGCCTCATGCTTCTGGGCAGCACCCCTGCCCCAGACCCCCTGTATAACCCACCTCAGGGTGGGTTTGGGGGTTGGGAGTGGGGGTCAGGGAGGACCAGGCATGTGGGGCCCTGGGTATATTGGTTTGGGGATCAGGGAGGGATGGGTATGAGGGCCCAAGTGGTGGGTTTGGGGTCAGGAAGGGATGGACGTGGGGGACCCCGGATTGGGGGTTAAGGTGGCTCCAGGTCCTAGGCCCTCAGCTGTCCTCCCCGACCCCCACAGAAGATGGTGGAGACCCAGCGGCAGAATGTGCTGACGGAGTTTGAGAGGCTGCGCCGTCTGCTGGTGGAGGAGGAGCAGCGGCTGctgcagaggctggaggaggaagagcTGGAGGTGCTGCCCCCCTTGCGGGAGAGCGCGGCCCGGCTCGGACAGCAGAGCGCCCAGCTGGCCGAGCTCATCACTGAGCTGGAGGGGCGCTGCCAGCTACCAGCACTGGGGCTGTTGCAGGTGAGCTGGCACCCATTCCTGGGGGTGGGCATGTGGGGGGTGTCAAGGGAAGGCCAGGCATGGGAATGGAGAGCAGGAAAGTGGAGGAAGCAT is a window of Globicephala melas chromosome 3, mGloMel1.2, whole genome shotgun sequence DNA encoding:
- the TRIM11 gene encoding E3 ubiquitin-protein ligase TRIM11 isoform X2, encoding MAAPDLSTNLQEEATCAICLDYFTDPVMTDCGHNFCRECIRRCWGQPEGPYACPECRELSPQRNLRPNRPLAKMAEMARRLHPPSPVPQGVCAAHREPLAAFCGDELRLLCAACERSGEHWAHRVHPLQDAADDLKGKLEKSLEHLRKQMEDALLFQAQAEETCSLWQMVETQRQNVLTEFERLRRLLVEEEQRLLQRLEEEELEVLPPLRESAARLGQQSAQLAELITELEGRCQLPALGLLQDIRDTLRRVQDVKLQPPEVVPMEMRTVCRVPGLVEALRRFRGDMTLDPDTANPELVLSEDRRSVRRGDLRQALPDSPERFDPGPCVLGREPLTSGRHYWEVEVGERASWALGVCRENANRKEKGELFAGNGFWILVFLGSYYNSSERAFAPLRDPPRRVGIFLDYEAGHLSFYSANDGSLLYTFPETPFSGTLRALFSPLSSSPTPMTICRPKGGPGDMLAPQ
- the TRIM11 gene encoding E3 ubiquitin-protein ligase TRIM11 isoform X1, whose amino-acid sequence is MAAPDLSTNLQEEATCAICLDYFTDPVMTDCGHNFCRECIRRCWGQPEGPYACPECRELSPQRNLRPNRPLAKMAEMARRLHPPSPVPQGVCAAHREPLAAFCGDELRLLCAACERSGEHWAHRVHPLQDAADDLKGKLEKSLEHLRKQMEDALLFQAQAEETCSLWQKMVETQRQNVLTEFERLRRLLVEEEQRLLQRLEEEELEVLPPLRESAARLGQQSAQLAELITELEGRCQLPALGLLQDIRDTLRRVQDVKLQPPEVVPMEMRTVCRVPGLVEALRRFRGDMTLDPDTANPELVLSEDRRSVRRGDLRQALPDSPERFDPGPCVLGREPLTSGRHYWEVEVGERASWALGVCRENANRKEKGELFAGNGFWILVFLGSYYNSSERAFAPLRDPPRRVGIFLDYEAGHLSFYSANDGSLLYTFPETPFSGTLRALFSPLSSSPTPMTICRPKGGPGDMLAPQ